The following proteins come from a genomic window of Candidatus Blochmanniella vafra str. BVAF:
- the nuoE gene encoding NADH-quinone oxidoreductase subunit NuoE: MQLTKEELSIIREECNCYESTRAASIEALKIVQKNYGWVSDDAIVLIAQILHISVSDVEGVATFYNQIFRQPVGQNIIRYCDSIVCYVTGCNAIKKTLECILNIKIGNTTKDNKFTLLPTCCLGMCDKSPVIMINEDVYSHIVLSKINKILNLYR; encoded by the coding sequence ATGCAATTAACTAAGGAAGAATTAAGTATTATTCGGGAGGAGTGTAATTGCTATGAGAGTACCCGAGCAGCCTCTATAGAAGCATTGAAAATAGTACAAAAAAATTACGGGTGGGTATCTGATGATGCAATTGTGTTAATTGCACAAATATTACACATATCGGTATCAGATGTAGAAGGTGTAGCTACATTTTATAATCAAATCTTTAGACAGCCAGTGGGTCAAAATATTATACGATACTGTGACAGTATAGTTTGTTATGTTACTGGGTGTAATGCTATTAAAAAGACTTTAGAATGTATTTTAAATATTAAAATTGGAAACACTACTAAAGATAATAAATTTACCTTATTGCCTACTTGTTGCTTAGGTATGTGTGATAAATCTCCTGTTATTATGATTAATGAGGATGTATATTCACACATTGTTTTATCAAAAATTAATAAAATCTTAAATTTATATCGATAA